One part of the Aestuariirhabdus litorea genome encodes these proteins:
- the lgt gene encoding prolipoprotein diacylglyceryl transferase, with amino-acid sequence MIPYPHIDPVAVAIGPFKVHWYGLMYLVGFVGGWWLGQWRARRSGGLWQAEQVGDLVFYIAMGVILGGRCGYVLFYNFDYFLQDPLWLFAIWEGGMSFHGGLLGVLIAMLLYGRRVGKSFFQLTDFIAPLVPIGLGAGRIGNFIGGELWGRAAEVPWAMVFPRDPLQLARHPSQLYQFALEGVVLFLVLWWFSSRPRPRMAVSGLFLVCYGSFRILVEFFREPDTQLGFIAFDWMTMGQLLSLPMVLVGAALMLWGYRRYPLEAGINRDDALWLEQQVAREPGRSTSTQRKRKGKR; translated from the coding sequence GTGATCCCATACCCCCATATTGATCCGGTCGCGGTGGCGATAGGGCCCTTCAAGGTCCACTGGTACGGATTGATGTACCTGGTTGGCTTTGTCGGTGGCTGGTGGCTGGGGCAGTGGCGGGCCCGGCGCTCCGGTGGCCTCTGGCAGGCGGAGCAGGTGGGGGACCTGGTGTTCTATATCGCCATGGGGGTGATCCTGGGAGGGCGCTGCGGTTACGTACTCTTCTACAATTTCGACTACTTCCTGCAAGACCCCCTCTGGCTGTTCGCGATCTGGGAGGGGGGGATGTCGTTCCACGGCGGTCTGCTGGGGGTACTGATCGCGATGCTCCTTTACGGTCGGCGGGTCGGGAAAAGCTTTTTCCAGCTCACCGATTTTATCGCCCCGCTGGTGCCGATTGGGCTCGGAGCGGGGCGGATCGGCAACTTTATCGGTGGCGAACTCTGGGGGCGTGCCGCAGAGGTACCCTGGGCGATGGTGTTTCCCCGCGACCCCCTGCAGCTGGCGCGGCATCCCTCGCAGCTGTACCAGTTTGCCCTCGAGGGGGTGGTATTGTTTCTGGTGCTCTGGTGGTTCTCCTCCCGTCCGAGACCGCGGATGGCGGTGTCGGGGCTGTTCCTGGTCTGTTATGGCAGCTTCCGCATCCTGGTGGAGTTCTTCCGTGAGCCCGATACCCAGCTCGGGTTTATCGCCTTCGACTGGATGACCATGGGGCAGCTGCTGTCGTTGCCGATGGTGCTGGTGGGGGCCGCTTTGATGCTCTGGGGGTACCGTCGCTACCCGCTGGAGGCGGGGATCAATCGCGACGATGCTTTATGGCTGGAGCAGCAGGTCGCCAGGGAACCGGGCCGCTCCACTTCCACCCAACGAAAGAGAAAGGGCAAACGATGA
- a CDS encoding thymidylate synthase, whose protein sequence is MKQYLDLMRTVKEQGVFKGDRTGTGTYSIFGHQMRFDLAQGFPLVTTKKCHLKSIVHELLWFLAGDTNIDYLKRNGVSIWDEWATESGELGPVYGKQWRSWEGPNGEVIDQISELVNEIRNNPTSRRLVVSAWNPVVLPDVSLSPRENAAQGKQALPPCHCLFQFYVSEGKLSCQLYQRSADIFLGVPFNIASYSLLTLMLAQVCDLQPGEFIHTFGDAHLYSNHMEQVELQLSREPLQLPTLRINPEVKDLFAFCFEDFELVGYQSHPHIKAPVAV, encoded by the coding sequence ATGAAACAGTATCTTGACCTGATGCGCACCGTGAAAGAGCAGGGCGTGTTCAAGGGTGATCGCACCGGTACCGGTACCTACAGCATTTTCGGCCACCAGATGCGTTTTGACCTTGCCCAGGGTTTCCCTCTGGTGACCACCAAGAAGTGCCACCTCAAGTCGATCGTCCATGAACTGCTGTGGTTCCTCGCCGGTGATACCAACATTGATTACCTCAAGCGCAACGGCGTCAGCATCTGGGATGAGTGGGCCACCGAGAGCGGCGAGCTGGGCCCCGTGTATGGCAAACAGTGGCGCTCCTGGGAGGGGCCAAACGGCGAGGTGATTGACCAGATCAGCGAGCTGGTCAACGAGATTCGCAACAACCCCACCTCCCGTCGCCTGGTGGTCAGCGCCTGGAATCCGGTGGTGCTTCCGGACGTCAGCCTCTCCCCCCGGGAGAACGCCGCCCAGGGCAAGCAGGCGCTTCCCCCCTGCCACTGCCTGTTCCAGTTCTACGTCAGCGAGGGCAAGCTCTCCTGCCAGCTCTACCAGCGCAGCGCTGATATCTTTCTTGGGGTGCCCTTCAATATCGCCTCCTACTCACTGCTGACCCTGATGCTGGCGCAGGTGTGCGATCTGCAGCCCGGTGAGTTTATCCATACCTTCGGCGATGCCCACCTCTACTCCAACCACATGGAGCAGGTAGAGCTGCAGCTCTCCAGGGAGCCGCTGCAGCTGCCGACCCTGCGCATCAACCCCGAGGTGAAGGACCTGTTTGCTTTTTGCTTTGAGGATTTCGAACTGGTGGGTTACCA